The proteins below come from a single Neospora caninum Liverpool complete genome, chromosome IX genomic window:
- a CDS encoding ribosomal RNA small subunit methyltransferase F (RRNA(Cytosine-C)), related, with the protein MKQKTASRQLEQKGGLLDGKPAKQGRETLPTKTLQNQNVADLKAHKRRQVPEIGRTSTSANVSRKTQPTGRRRAADTGSAENAESRDSTLDNESEDELNLEMNSSHEGSDQDEGPQDGGKFLLSESSEDEDEPELDQRFSEGFGSDSEEEENSTSSEGDEDEERQQDPVLKRKRKRFAAGSEDDDDEDEPESRGGKPGAGLSLSGGVVLDPSSMDLAAVKQRMGETLHSLANFVQFRVSQENKRRKNLGNQRSKDTDADGGVVTRRQLMDKLAADIVTYYQYRPELVEYFLQLFKPQEAYAFFEANEENRPMTLRTNSLKTRRRDLAAALIARGCNVDPLGDWTKVGLKVYESSVPVGATPEYLAGHYMLQSAASLIPVMALAPQPGEKVVDMAAAPGGKTTYIAQLLKNEGILFANDAKKERCTSLMANLHRLGVTNCIVSCVDGRTLPTILPPMDRALLDAPCTGSGIIARDPSIKVKRKPEDFAEHSKLQKQLLCAAVDAVNADSPTGGYIVYSTCSISVEENEQVVDYILTARKVKLVPLGVDIGVPGLSGFRGRQFHHSIPLYTRRFYPHVNNFDGFFVAKFKKLSNKKPERVQKDRRKHNPFVKVWDKEHWTPECMDQLMTFPEDDKTEMNKPNTKATNRNGSAPPPKRERGHKSGQDKAIPNSESKKKSSARNTAVGGKPKAPNPPGVASRSESSASSAAAETAAGPAKAKRAQQTANVKGERSQSTSNDSSNDIPSRAATEDIGGGTGSAERLVSKGQNHSGRKVGATKQSTSLKAQARGGISKKRAKVEGVGTQ; encoded by the exons ATGAAACAGAAAACCGCTTCGCGGCAGCTGGAACAGAAGGGAGGGCTGCTCGATGGAAAACCAGCGAAGCAGGGACGCGAAACGTTGCCGACCAAAACCCTTCAGAACCAGAATGTGGCAGACCTAAAGGCCCACAAGCGGAGGCAAGTGCCCGAGATCGGGAGGACGAGTACCTCGGCCAACGTATCGCGGAAAACGCAGCCAACTGGAAGGCGGAGGGCTGCTGACACCGGCTCGGCGGAAAAtgcagaaagcagagactcgACACTGGACAACGAAAGCGAAGATGAACTCAATCTAGAGATGAACTCAAGCCATGAAGGCAGTGATCAGGACGAAGGGCCTCAGGACGGAGGCAAATTTCTGCTGAGTGAATCGTCGGAAGATGAAGATGAACCTGAGCTCGATCAGCGATTTTCGGAG GGATTCGGAAGCGAttcggaagaggaagagaacagtACTTCGTctgagggagacgaagatgaagagcGCCAGCAGGATCCAGTGTtaaagaggaaacggaaaaggtTTGCCGCCGGCAGCGAGGACGATGATGACGAAGATGAACCAGAGA GCCGTGGCGGGAAACCAGGAGCAGGCCTCAGTCTTTCTGGTGGAGTTGTTCTGGACCCGTCTTCAATGGATCTGGCCGCCGTCAAACAGCGCATGGGAGAGACGCTTCACAGTCTCGCGAACTTTGTCCAGTTTCGAGTCTCGCAAGAAAACAAACGGCGAAAAAACCTGGGGAATCAGCGATCTAAGGATACAGATGCCGATGGAGGAGTTGTCACGCGGCGACAGCTGATGGACAAGTTGGCTGCGGACATTGTTACTTACTATCAGTATCGACCGGAGCTCGTGGAATATTTTCTTCAG CTTTTCAAACCCCAGGAGGCGTATGCTTTCTTCGAAGCGAACGAGGAAAACCGCCCTATGACGCTGCGAACGAATTCGTTAAAGACCAGACG TCGCGACCTGGCAGCTGCGCTGATTGCGCGTGGGTGCAATGTTGATCCCCTTGGCGACTGGACGAAAGTTGGACTTAAAGTATACGAGTCCTCAGTCCCTGTTGGCGCTACTCCCGAGTACTTGGCCGGGCATTACATGCTGCAATCGGCTGCCTCCCTAATTCCCGTGATGGCTCTTGCTCCTCAACCAG GTGAAAAGGTCGTGGACATGGCAGCCGCTCCAGGTGGCAAGACTACGTACATTGCGCAGCTGCTCAAGAACGAAGGTATCCTCTTTGCAAATGACGCAAAAAAAGAGCGATGCACGTCCCTCATGGCCAATCTGCATAG GCTTGGTGTGACCAACTGCATCGTCAGTTGTGTGGATGGCCGCACTCTGCCGACCATTTTGCCTCCTATGGACCGTGCCCTATTGGATGCACCGTGCACGGGAAGTGGCATCATCGCGAGAGATCCCTCTATCAAG GTGAAGAGAAAACCGGAAGACTTCGCGGAACATTCCAAACTGCAGAAGCAGCTTCTGTGTGCGGCCGTAGACGCCGTCAATGCGGACTCCCCAACGGGAGGCTACATTGTGTACTCCACGTGCAG TATTTCAGTtgaagaaaacgaacaagTTGTGGACTACATTTTGACGGCAAGAAAGGTGAAACTCGTTCCTCTCG GCGTCGATATCGGCGTGCCTGGACTCTCCGGATTCCGCGGCCGGCAATTCCACCACTCGATCCCGTTGTACACCCGGCGCTTCTACCCGCACGTGAACAATTTTGACGGCTTTTTCGTGGCAAAGTTTAAGAAGCTGTCGAACAAGAAGCCAGAGCGTGTGCAAAAGGATCGACGCAAGCACAACCCTTTCGTCAAA GTGTGGGATAAAGAGCACTGGACTCCAGAATGCATGGATCAGCTGATGACTTTCCCGGAGGATGATAAGACAGAAATGAACAAGCCGAACACGAAG GCGACTAACCGCAACGGctcagcgccgccgcccaaGAGGGAACGAGGACATAAATCAGGGCAGGACAAGGCAATTCCGAATTCGGAGTCGAAAAAGAAATCTTCTGCTCGGAACACTGCCGTCGGAGGAAAACCCAAGGCGCCGAACCCTCCAGGCGTCGCCTCTAGGAGTGAGAGTAGTGCGAGCTCAGCGGCAGCCGAAACAGCAGCAGGTCCGGCCAAGGCGAAGCGGGCGCAGCAGACCGCAAACGTcaagggggagagaagccagTCAACATCCAATGATTCGTCCAACGATATTCCTAGTCGTGCGGCCACAGAGGATATCGGTGGAGGGACGGGATCCGCGGAAAGGTTAGTTAGCAAAGGTCAAAATCACTCCGGAAGAAAAGTCGGTGCGACTAAACAAAGTACTTCCCTGAAGGCACAAGCCAGAGGAGGGATTTCTAAGAAGCGTGCGAAGGTTGAGGGTGTGGGGACGCAGTAA